The DNA window ATTAATGAATCATAAAATTATCTCCTTATTTTTTATAAAAAAGAAAGAATTCGTAAGAATATTTTCTTAACACACTGAGTCTATCAGTGTTTCCGCCTTCCAAATTCTTAATTATTTTATTGAAATTCTGTCATGTACGGACGGTATCTCAGAGCCAGATGACCTCTCTGACAGACATAATTCTCTCTTTCTTTGATTGCAATGCTGTCAAAAAAGATTTTCCAAAGTGTTTCATACTCTTTCTGATCGGTTTTTTCCGAGAGCTCCCCCAGTCTTTTTGCAGAATCTCCTGCCAGAATATACCAGCCGGTATCCGGTGCATAGATTACCGCCCTCTCCCTGTGCTCGTCATAGATTATAAACCGTTCCGGCCTCAGCCGATCGGAAAAATGCAGGGCCAGCATCGGAAGGACATCGTTCTTAGGCCCGATCTTTGAAAACATAACCCGGTTCCTAAGCTCTGAAAACCGCAGGAACTGCTTCATATTGTGCGCTTCGTTCAGTAAATTGCGGTTCATTCTGAAAATCTCATGGACAGCCGGTATCTGGAGGTTATCGGTAATCTGCCTGCCGATATGAAAACCGTAAATCAGAAAACGGTAAATTCGATCCGCCTTCTCCTCCTCAAAGCTTAAAGATGCGTTATAAACCCAGCTGTAAGCTTCCCTGGATATCTTACTTACAATGGAATTTATCACCTTGACGATCTTTTCCCCACTCACTTCCACATCGCGGTATTCCGCAAACAGTTCCATATTATAGGCGCCATAAAGCTGCAGCTTGACGTTGTCATGTCCCAGACGGCTCATCCAGGCGTCGTAAACACCGCATAGGATGGAATCAAAATCATCCCTGCACAAAAATATAACCATGTCACATCTCCCCTGTCATGACGGAGCGGGCTTCCTCGGCAGGCGGCTTTACCTCCATATGAAAGTCGTCGAAGAGCGACATCTGCCGGTACAGTCCCCTTTGTTCCAGTTCCCAGTGGCGTCTCTTCTCTTCTCCTATTATCTGGCCGGCTATGGCGTCCTCCGACAGTTTTACCGGATACATCATTTTACCGGAACAGGTAATAAAATATACCGCTCTTTTAAGTACAACCCCCATTTTTTTCAAATCCTCGAATCTCAGTACCGCCTGCTTTCTTGCGGCCACGATGCGCATAGCCGACTTCGTTCCAATCCCGGGCACCCGGAGCAGAGAGGCATACGGCGCCCGGTTCACCTCCACCGGAAAATTCCCCAGATTTCTCAGCGCCCAGTCGCACTTGGGATCCAGAAAAACATTAAAGTTGGGCTTTGATTCCGACAAAAGCTCCGAAGCGTGGAAACCGTAGTACCGAAGCAGCCAGTCTGCCTGATAAAGCCTGTGTTCCCTTAAAAGGGGAGGGCCTCCAGGCAGGGATGGAAGCATGCTGTCGTGATTGACCGGCACGAAAGCCGAATAGAATACTCTCTTTAGACCAAAATTCTGATAGAGAGCCTCGGTCACAGCCATCAGCTGAAAGTCGCTCTCCGGCGTCGCCCCCACAATCATCTGCGTGCTCTGCCCGGCAGGCACAAAGTACGGCTTCTTATTGGATACGCGTCCCACGCCGTAATTGCCATAGACAGACTTTCCCGGGATCACCCGCGGCCGTTCGGGCTCCGCGCTGTTCCCGGGCGGAGAAACCGGCGGAGGGGACGGTATGGTACCGGACGCGGATACTCCTCCACCGGTCATAACGGCAGTCTGCTTCGCTCTGTCCGATTGAGCGGCCGGAAGGGCCTGGGAGAGCGCTGACTTCTCTCCTTCTTCGGATGGCAAAGCCCGGGTCCCGTCCGTAAGGAATCCCGGGGGGAGTATGATTCCCTTCTTTTCCAGAAGTCCCTCCCGGGCCATCTGCTGTACAATCCCCCTCTGGATCTGACGCATCGGTTTCAGGATCTTATCCCTTGTCTTACCGGGCGCCAGCTTTCTCAGGCCGTCCGCCGTGGGCAGCTCCAGATTCACACTCATCCTGTCTGCCAGAAAACCGGTCATCTCTATCAAAGCCGGATCGGCTCCCGGTATCGCTTTCACATGAATATAACCGTTAAACTGATGTTCATTGCGCAGCAGATACAGAGTCCGGTATATCTGCTCCATCGTGTGGTCGGGAGTATCCAGAATCCCAGAGCTGAGAAACAGCCCCTCTATATAATTCCTCCGATAGAATTCCATCGTCAGCCTGCATACTTCCTCCGGCGTGAACGCTGTACGGATCGTATCGTTGGTTCTTCTGTTCACACAATAGCGGCAGTCATAGATACACTGATTCGTAAACAGAATTTTTAAAAGAGAAATGCATCTTCCGTCTGCCGCAAAGCTGTGACAGAGTCCCGCCTCACTTGCACTTCCGATGCAGCCGTCCTTTCCCTTCCTCTCAACGCCGCTGGAAGTACAGGCCACATCGTATTTGGCGGCGTCTGTTAAAATTTTGAGTTTTTCTTCAATCGATAGATTCTCCTGTATCAGCATATTGCTTCTCCATTCCCACGAGTCTGTTACAAAATAGAATAAAATCGGACACATAGCGAATTATATCCTGCTTCTGAAATAAGTTCTGCTTCTTTGTATGTTCAGCTATTCACGCTGTTTTTCACACCAATTTTCATGTTCCTTATCTGAAATGCATAACCAGAACAAATGTTCTATCTTGATTCTATCATAAGATACCATCTTTTTCAAGAGTTTTTTTCGAACATTTGTTCTATTCCAGATTTTCCCTTTTAATCCAGAATAACGGTTTTATAGTACAGAATAACGGTTTCATAAGTCGTATCCAAATCAGGGAATTAGCTCTTATCTTTATCAGTTTTACATTCTCCTGCGCAATTTTAAAATATAAAAAGAAACAGGACGCCCCCGTTTATCTTATTTCTTCTTATTAATAATACCGCGTCACGCGGACGGACTTCGCCTGAGTGTTCTTCGTATTTTAACATGGCTGTCCTAACGTAAATTTATCTTTAACGTAAAAAACCGGAAGAAGGTATTTCCTTCTTCCGGTCCGACTGTATACAAACTATATTTTCCCTGTATCAGGAATTTGAGGGGATAACCCTCTTTCTAATCTTCCTTAATTTAATTTTGTGAATTACCGCTGACGGCCTCCGCCGCCTCAGCGGATTTCACCGCTTTCCGGTCCTTCGTGCCGCGGTCAATCATCCTGAGGATGAAATCCACAGTTCCGTCTATACCATAGCTGGCGCTGTTGATGCAGAGATCGTAATTATTTGCATTTCCCCACCTGCGGCTGGTGTAAAAGTTATAGTAATGAGCATGCTGACGGTCGATGCGCTTCAGGAAACGTCTCGCCTTCTTCTCACTCATCCCGTTGTGTATCTCCATCGTATGGTGCACACGCTGTTCAAACGGCGCGGTAATGTAGATACTGATATGAGGAATGCCGTTGTTGGTCATAATTGCATCGCCACAACGTCCCATAATAATGAAATCTTCCTTTTTTGCCATATCACAAAGCAGATCACTCTGGTTAAAAAATACGGCATCCCGTTTGGAAAGGCCATGGTACCGGCTGAATTCCCTCATATGCTGGCGGATCGTCAGCCGTTTTGCCTCTTCAAACGCGCTGGCCAGGTTTTGTTTGGCATCCGGATCGTCGGAATAGCCGATGGAATCACGTACCGAATCCCTCTCCGCCTCCAGCCTCTTAAGCACGGCCTCAAATATCTCAGCATCATAGTAATTAATCTTTAATTTGTCGGCCAGTTTAAAACCGACATCAATTCCACCGCATCCATAAGTCCAGCTGATGCAGATAATCAGGTGATCCTCGTTTGAGAAACGGTTCTGAAGATTAAAGGTGTTCAGTTTCGCCATCTCCGGATCAATAATATCCCCGCTGACAAAACTGGTGGGCAGGCTCATCACCTCCTGAAGAATCAGGTTGTACTCGGTCATTACGAGCTTCCGCTCCGCCTTATCCTTGATGGTGCGGGCCATATTGGCAATCAGTGCCAGTTCGCTCCGCATCAGGTGCCCCTGAGGACGGGTCAGCATCGTATTCACCAGCTCATCTACACACCGTTCCCGGTCTCTGTTAAATACGCGGCCCAGGGAGGAACCTAGCTGTGCATAAACTTCTGCATCCAGATCATAAATCCGTTCTGCCAGTTCACGGATTCGTTCTTCACGGATTTTTTCTTCGTTGTTTAACATCTTGTCCCCTCCTCCCTATAAAAAGAACAGTAACATATCCAGCACAAAGACCGGAACCAGGATTGCCAGTGACCAGAGAAGATAGCCGAAGAAAGACGGCATGCGCACACCGTTCTCGTCCGCTATTGACTTAACCATAAAGTTGGGGGCGTTTCCGATATATGTATTGGCTCCCATAAATACTGCGCCGGCTGAGATAGCCATCAGCATCTGTATCGGCACCGTTCCTAGCGTGGTAGCCATCCCCTCCTTGAATCCGAGCGCCCCTGCCGTGGTCAGGAAAACCAGGTAAGTCGGCGTGTTGTCCAGGAAACTGGATAACATTCCCGTGGACCAGAACATCTGGAACGGCTCTGTGATTCCCAGCTTTCCTCCATTGGCCTTCAAAAGCATAAGAGCCGGCTGCATGGTAATGAAAATACCGATAAACAGTACCGCAACCTCACGGATTGCACTCCAGGTAAAATGGTTCTCTCTTCTGATTTCCACATTAGTCGTCTTGAAAGAGAGAAACGCCGCAATAAGAATGATTACAATCTCAATTAAAGCCGGATACCCAAGCTGCACTTCTCCAAAAATATGGATTCCGCGTACATTTCCCGCTGCATCCTGGAATGCAGAGTGTCCCGGCAGCGTTCCGCTTAAAATAACGGCCCCCACTATCATGACCAGGAAAATGAGATTGTGGATTCCCCTGATTTTAACCTCCGTACCCGGCTTGCTGATATCCGGTTTGAGGCCCAGTGCAATATCTTTTCGGTAGGCGCGCCTGTCGATCCAGTAAAACAGGAAGAGAAGGACCGCCATATTGACGAGAAGAAGCGGCAACAGCTTCAGGCTCCAGAAGAAAGGAATTCCTCTCATAAATCCCATCAACAGAGGCGGATCCCCGATAGGAGTAAGACAGCCGCCAATATTGGAAACCAGGAAAATAAAAAACACAATAATATGGCGTTTTCTTTTTCTCCATGAATTCATCTTAATGACCGGACGGACCATCAGCATGCTGGCGCCGGTCGTGCCAATCCAGCTAGAAAGCAAGGTTCCAAGCGCCAAAAGCCCTACATTGATTCTCGGAGAACCTGCCAGATCCCCGGACATCGTAATGTTACCCGAAACACAGAACAGTCCGAACAGCAGGATAATAAATGTCAGATAATCATTCACAATGCATTCCAGCACCGTCTCAAACGCCGTGCCTGCACTGAAAGTAAGAGCAAACGGAATAATAAAGAGCAGCGACCAGAAAATCACCGCATGGGGCTGGTGTCCCTCCCACCACTCTGCTTTAATTAACGGCAGAACCGCAATGCATAGAAGAAGTCCCGCAAAAGGAATACACAGCCAGATTGGAACTGACACACTCTCACCACCGGCCGTCTGCTCCGCAGCCAAGGCTGTAACCGGATTGCAAACAAGCATCAGGCCCAGGCTTCCTAAAAAAGCTAATAACTTTTTCACAACAAAAAACCTCCCTATCCTTTTCTGGACATTTGATAGTCCAGCCAACAATTATAGCAAGTTTAAGGACTAATTACAACAGCAAATTGACTAAATAATAGTAAC is part of the [Clostridium] symbiosum genome and encodes:
- a CDS encoding sodium:proton antiporter, which translates into the protein MKKLLAFLGSLGLMLVCNPVTALAAEQTAGGESVSVPIWLCIPFAGLLLCIAVLPLIKAEWWEGHQPHAVIFWSLLFIIPFALTFSAGTAFETVLECIVNDYLTFIILLFGLFCVSGNITMSGDLAGSPRINVGLLALGTLLSSWIGTTGASMLMVRPVIKMNSWRKRKRHIIVFFIFLVSNIGGCLTPIGDPPLLMGFMRGIPFFWSLKLLPLLLVNMAVLLFLFYWIDRRAYRKDIALGLKPDISKPGTEVKIRGIHNLIFLVMIVGAVILSGTLPGHSAFQDAAGNVRGIHIFGEVQLGYPALIEIVIILIAAFLSFKTTNVEIRRENHFTWSAIREVAVLFIGIFITMQPALMLLKANGGKLGITEPFQMFWSTGMLSSFLDNTPTYLVFLTTAGALGFKEGMATTLGTVPIQMLMAISAGAVFMGANTYIGNAPNFMVKSIADENGVRMPSFFGYLLWSLAILVPVFVLDMLLFFL
- a CDS encoding TIGR03915 family putative DNA repair protein; this translates as MVIFLCRDDFDSILCGVYDAWMSRLGHDNVKLQLYGAYNMELFAEYRDVEVSGEKIVKVINSIVSKISREAYSWVYNASLSFEEEKADRIYRFLIYGFHIGRQITDNLQIPAVHEIFRMNRNLLNEAHNMKQFLRFSELRNRVMFSKIGPKNDVLPMLALHFSDRLRPERFIIYDEHRERAVIYAPDTGWYILAGDSAKRLGELSEKTDQKEYETLWKIFFDSIAIKERENYVCQRGHLALRYRPYMTEFQ
- a CDS encoding cytidylate kinase-like family protein, translating into MLNNEEKIREERIRELAERIYDLDAEVYAQLGSSLGRVFNRDRERCVDELVNTMLTRPQGHLMRSELALIANMARTIKDKAERKLVMTEYNLILQEVMSLPTSFVSGDIIDPEMAKLNTFNLQNRFSNEDHLIICISWTYGCGGIDVGFKLADKLKINYYDAEIFEAVLKRLEAERDSVRDSIGYSDDPDAKQNLASAFEEAKRLTIRQHMREFSRYHGLSKRDAVFFNQSDLLCDMAKKEDFIIMGRCGDAIMTNNGIPHISIYITAPFEQRVHHTMEIHNGMSEKKARRFLKRIDRQHAHYYNFYTSRRWGNANNYDLCINSASYGIDGTVDFILRMIDRGTKDRKAVKSAEAAEAVSGNSQN
- a CDS encoding putative DNA modification/repair radical SAM protein — encoded protein: MLIQENLSIEEKLKILTDAAKYDVACTSSGVERKGKDGCIGSASEAGLCHSFAADGRCISLLKILFTNQCIYDCRYCVNRRTNDTIRTAFTPEEVCRLTMEFYRRNYIEGLFLSSGILDTPDHTMEQIYRTLYLLRNEHQFNGYIHVKAIPGADPALIEMTGFLADRMSVNLELPTADGLRKLAPGKTRDKILKPMRQIQRGIVQQMAREGLLEKKGIILPPGFLTDGTRALPSEEGEKSALSQALPAAQSDRAKQTAVMTGGGVSASGTIPSPPPVSPPGNSAEPERPRVIPGKSVYGNYGVGRVSNKKPYFVPAGQSTQMIVGATPESDFQLMAVTEALYQNFGLKRVFYSAFVPVNHDSMLPSLPGGPPLLREHRLYQADWLLRYYGFHASELLSESKPNFNVFLDPKCDWALRNLGNFPVEVNRAPYASLLRVPGIGTKSAMRIVAARKQAVLRFEDLKKMGVVLKRAVYFITCSGKMMYPVKLSEDAIAGQIIGEEKRRHWELEQRGLYRQMSLFDDFHMEVKPPAEEARSVMTGEM